Proteins from a single region of Coregonus clupeaformis isolate EN_2021a chromosome 35, ASM2061545v1, whole genome shotgun sequence:
- the LOC121550920 gene encoding protein Tob2 yields the protein MHLEIKVALNFIVSYLYNKLPRRRADLFGEELERILVSRYEGHWYPEAPLRGSAFRCLHLGAPRDPVVELAARRSGLDTEEVRANVPPELSVWIDPYEVSYQIGEKGAVKVLYLEDPPGLGGEGEMVEVVSGVSKGDMEVEEAKSLGFNPEAQVFVPIGGQISPVLLPSLSSSPTPLSASSCPVLFSYPSSSTPTNPTAHSSNTSTPSPPSGGLPYLPSQQTTAALPSTRPPLQPITFTTASFAATKFGSTKMKKCGGSGSAGGSGVGVPPPQRMLSRSPTNISPPGLLKHKPLSVSLHSLGGQIPSQLSPNAKEFVYQASPGPLYFDNDAPPMLPHVSPFQHPHPAHSHPSFDPFSSPPPGPAVGIIAGSGGISYMEKPSFVEGIGGYNLQYPSQAFQPVVLAN from the coding sequence ATGCACCTAGAGATAAAGGTAGCTCTCAATTTCATTGTGTCCTACCTGTACAACAAACTGCCCCGTCGTCGTGCTGACCTCTTCGGGGAGGAGTTGGAGCGGATACTGGTATCACGCTATGAGGGCCACTGGTACCCTGAAGCTCCTCTGCGGGGCTCTGCCTTCCGCTGCCTGCACCTGGGGGCCCCCAGGGACCCGGTGGTGGAGCTAGCAGCCAGGAGAAGCGGACTGGACACAGAGGAAGTGCGCGCCAATGTCCCCCCAGAGCTGAGTGTGTGGATCGACCCCTATGAGGTGTCCTACCAAATTGGGGAGAAGGGAGCTGTTAAGGTGCTGTACTTGGAGGATCCACCTGGCTTAGGTGGGGAAGGAGAAATGGTGGAAGTAGTAAGTGGAGTGAGTAAAGGCGACATGGAGGTAGAGGAGGCAAAGAGCTTAGGGTTCAACCCTGAGGCCCAGGTGTTTGTTCCAATTGGAGGCCAGATATCTCCagttctccttccttccctctccagCTCACCCACTCCTCTCTCGGCCTCATCTTGCCCAGTGCTTTTCAGCTATCCCAGCTCCAGCACACCCACGAACCCAACGGCCCACTCCTCTAACACATCCACACCTTCCCCTCCAAGTGGGGGACTCCCTTACCTCCCCTCTCAGCAGACAACGGCCGCCTTGCCCAGCACCCGTCCACCACTGCAGCCCATCACCTTCACCACGGCCAGTTTCGCTGCCACTAAATTTGGCTCCACCAAGATGAAGAAGTGTGGCGGTTCCGGATCGGCTGGCGGCTCAGGTGTAGGCGTGCCCCCGCCACAGAGGATGCTCTCCCGTTCCCCCACTAACATCTCTCCCCCAGGGCTGCTGAAACACAAGCCCCTCTCGGTCTCCCTGCACTCCCTGGGGGGTCAGATCCCCAGCCAGCTCTCCCCCAATGCCAAAGAGTTTGTTTACCAAGCATCCCCAGGGCCCCTCTACTTTGACAACGATGCTCCGCCCATGCTACCACACGTGAGCCCCTTCCAGCACCCTCACCCCGCCCACTCCCACCCCTCCTTTGACCCATTCTCTAGCCCCCCACCTGGTCCAGCTGTTGGCATCATTGCTGGTAGCGGTGGGATCTCTTACATGGAGAAGCCCTCATTTGTGGAGGGTATAGGGGGGTATAACCTGCAATATCCCAGCCAGGCCTTCCAGCCTGTGGTGCTGGCCAACTAA